Below is a window of Pseudomonas eucalypticola DNA.
CAGGATCAGCGCGCGCAACGGTGAAACGTTCGGGTCGGGCTTTCTGGCCCGACTGAGTTTGCGCAGTTGAGCCTTGACCACTGCCATGTTTGCCAAAGAGGCGAGGGCTTTGTTTTTCCAGGTAATAGGCGGCACCTGCGGGGCATTGTCCTGGCCTTGCAGCCAGTCACGGGGCAAGTACGGGTCGATGGCCAATGCCGTTCCAATGCCCACCATGTCCACGCCACTTTGCACGACGCTTTCGGCTACGCGGCGGCGACGTACGCCGCCGGTGACCATCACCGGCAGGGTGGCGACGGTCTGGATGTCACGCGCGAACTCGACGAAATAGGCTTCGCGCGCCAGCGTGCGGCCATCGCGTGCCTCACCCTGCATGGCGGGTGCTTCGTAACTGCCGCCCGATAGTTCGACCAGATCAACGCCGAGGCCGTCCAATAGCGCGACTACTTTTTTCGCATCGTCGGCGGTGAAGCCTCCGCGCTGAAAATCGGCGGAGTTGAGTTTCACGGCGACGGCAAAGCCTGGAGAAACCACCGCCCTGACGGCCTTGACGATCTCGAGCAGCAACCGGGCACGGTTCGCCAGGGAACCGCCCCACTCATCCGTTCTCTGGTTGGTCAGCGGCGAAAGGAACTGACTCAACAGATAACCGTGTGCGGCATGAATCTCGACACCGGTGAACCCGGCGGCTTCGCCGAGGCGTGCCGTGTTGGCAAAGCGTTGGATGACCTCTTCAATGACGGCAGGGGGCATCGCGTGGGGTGTGGCGAAACGCTTGGACAAGGTTCCCAGATCCAGCGGTACGGCCGACGGTGCCCAGGTTTTTTGCCCAAGGTTGGCCTGCATCTGCCGACCCGGGTGGTTGATCTGCAACCAGAACTGCGCTCCGCCGGAGCGACCAATACGTGCCCAGCGCTTGAACTTGGCCAATTGCTGATCGTCCTGCAGCACCACCCCACCAGGCCCGGTCATGGCACGGCCGTCGACCATCACGTTGCCGGTGATGATCAGGCCGGCACCACCGTCGGCCCACGCTTGGTAGAGACGCATCAGTGCTTCGGAGGGCGCCTGGTCGGCATCCGCCATGTTCTCTTCCATGGCGGCTTTGGCGATGCGGTTCTTGATGGTCGAACCGTTGGGCAGCATCAAAGGGGCGAACACAGACATGGAGCAGTCCTCAACTGGAGATGAGGCTACCTTAAGATTGAAGTCAGCTTTAAGGTCAACACCTTTTGCGCGGCAGATGCCTTCCGCCGGTCTGGTCGGCCCGCGCTGAAACCTGTCTCGTCGGTCAGGCTCGGGGACGGGCGCTCTTCTTTGCAGGCGCTGCCGGCGGTCTAGCTGATAGATGAATAACACTGTCTTCGCGCAGACGGTTGATCACTCGTTGTGCGTTGTCCTCACATGCCATGCCGTCAGGCTTGCCCTCGATGCCGTCGATGACCAGCAGAAGCTGCGCTTTGTTCTGCGCCAGCCGCCGCTGGAGAACGTCGATCTCCTCGACCTTTTGCTTGAGTCCGTTGAGCAGCTCTTCGTGCTGCCATCCGCCGGCCCTCATGGGCATCAATTGCCGGATTTCCTCCAATGAGAAACCGGCCGCCTGAGCGCCGACGATGAGTTGCAGAACCCACTCGGTATTGGGGGCGTAGTCCCTGTAGCCATTGGCTTTGCGCTCGACCGATGTGATCAGCCCGCTTGCTTCGTAAAAGCGGATACGCGAAGGCGCCAACCCGCTTATTTTCGCCAGTTCACCTATACGCATATGTCACCCTGAAAAGCTGTTGACCTTGAAGTTGACTTTAACCCTATCGGCCTTGTGCAGCCAGGTTATGGCAGCTGCGTGTGGGAGGCCTTCGGGCCTGCCGGTCGTGACCGGTTCGCTAACCCACGCGCAGCTACCACCCACCATCTTTCGCTCCGTGGCAGCGCTTCCGAACAGGAGCCCTTGCGATGGACGCCTACACCGCTACGCTGTTCTTCCGCCACAACCGTCCGCTGCGTGCCTTGATGATCGAGGCCAGTGCTGGTTTTGCCTTCATGACCTGGCACGCCTGTTGGCCATTCCCTATCCCGAGCGCCTGGTGCGCCGACTGGATGCTGACCAGCACCGCGAGCAACGGGTGGACTGGCGCGATGAGCCGTGGATCAGGCTGCGGGACATGCCGCGGGAGCAGGCGCCGGGCAGGGGGAGGTGGTGGGCTTTATGGCGGTGATGCGTGGAGATCAGCTCAAGCGTCAACTTGTGCGGCAAGCCACTCGCTTCGCGTCATCTCCCATACCTCGACCTGCATGGGCCTCGAGACGAAATGCCCGTCCCGTACTCCGATCATGCGCATGCCTTCATGCTGGGAGACCTTGCGCGAAGCATGGTTGGCGACTGCCTTGGGAACCTGCATCACGGGGCGCGCCAGGGTGTCGAACCAATAGGCATTGATCACCTTGCAGGCTTCGCGCATGTAGCCATTCCCCTGAAACTGCGGGGCGAGCCAGAAACCTCTGTTGTTGCCCGGCTGGTCATACAGGCTGATGCTGCCGATGCAGCGTTCAGGGTGGGCGCGTGTACGAATCATCCAATGCCATTCCCGCCCTGCGGCCATGGCGGGGAGTGCTACGTCGCGAACGTAAACCAGCGCACCTTCCTGCGGATAGGGCCACGGCACCCGGCGGTCCAGGTATCGGACCACCTCCCACTGGGGAAATAGCTGCTGTATGGCCGCTGCATCCGTCAGCTGAAGGGGGGTGAGCAGCAGGCGGTCGGTGTGCAGTGTCGGGGGGCAATCCATGGCATGAAATCCCTGTGCCGGGTGTGGGCAGGTATGATCGGTACTTTCTCAAACCAGTGGCCAGGGTATCAAGTGATGGTTTCGGCCAATTATCACTGTTTCGCCAAGGGTTGGCGTCGAAGAAAACGGGCTAGGGTATATACGAGCGCCGTGGCAATGTGTCAGGTCGGCAGGCCGGTTGCGCACAAAGAGGAACAACCTTTATGAAGTACGACGATACGTTGATTGAAGAAGCGGTCCTTGCCCTCTTGGCGGCTTTCAGCACGGACGAGGGAAACGCCTGGAAGGGGTTCGACTTTGGGGTCATGAACCGATTGCACGAGCAAGGTTTCATCCAGAACCCGGTGGGCAAGCAGAAGTCGATCTGGTTGACGGCGGAGGGCCAGGCGCGCGGCCGTCAGCTCGCCGGCCGGTTATTCAGGGCGCCTACTTGATGCGGTCAACGCCGGGGTTGAGTGGGGCCAGTGCCTGGATTCAAAGCGGCGGACGGGAAAGTGTGACCCACGCCTGCACGCTGGGACGCTGCCACTGCCGTCGCGCGTATTCCACCAGGCCCGCGGGCACAGCATCGCCATTGAATATCAACCGGTTGAGCATCAGCGCCAGATCAACATCGGCTATCGACCACCGGCCAAACAGATATTCCGCGTTGCCCTCTAGTAATGCCCGTGCGGCCCTGAACAATTTATCGGCGCACGCACGGGCGGACGACGACAAGGGGCTGGATTGCACGCCGTAGAACACCCCGAGCGTGGAGCGCTCCTGGCGAATGGGTAACAGGTCGCTGCGAATCCATGCTTGGACCTGCCGCGCTTTTGCCAGCAGCCGGAGATCTGTTGGATAGAGGGGTGCCTGAGGATAAGCGCTCTCGAGATACTCCGTGATCGCTGACGATTCGGACAAGGCAAAGTCGCCGTGCACCAAGGCCGGGACCCTTTGGGTTTGCGAGAGCAGTGTGTAGGCGTCTGCCTGATTTTCGAGCGCCTGTAGGTCGACGGTGGTCATCATGAAGTCGATACCTTTCTCCTTCAGTGCAACAAAGGCCGACATGGCGTAGGGGCTGGTGAATTGCGAATCTACGTATAAATGCATGCGGTCCATGAACTGATCTCCTGAGGCAGAAGACAGTACGCTATGGGATTGGAGAGCGAGAGTGAAATGGATGATTTTCATGGGGGTATTCCTGGGCGGAATACGCGTGGTCGCGAGCGCGTGTTGATCCCAGACGCGCTTGTACGCTGCTATCAGCCCTACTGGTTAGGAGAAGGTTTTTGGCCGAGAACAGTCGTTGGTCTGAGGTAGCGTCCGATGACTTGTCAGCGCTATACGGCGAGTTAATCGGATGATCCCAGCATTCTGGGGTGCTATAGCGCCGAACGCCAAGTCGCATGAACGGCGTGTCGTTGGTAAGCGGCCAGCAAACACACCTTCAAAAAGCCAGAATTAAGGGCAATGGTGTCCGCCTATTTTAAGCGGACGCGATCACCCTTATCGCTAGGATTTCCATGCGCCAACGAAGCTCTTACCCCAAACCCTTTAAAGCCCAGGTCGTTCAGGAATGTCTGCAACCCGGCGCCTCAGTTTCCAGCGTCGCCATCAGCCACGGCATCAATGCCAACGTAATCCGCAAGTGGTTGCCGATTTACGGCGATAAACCCGTCGCGGCACTTCCCGCGTTTGTGCCGCTGCAACCGATGCCTAAACGGCACGCTGATGAAGCGGTAGTTATCGCATTGCCGCTGGGCGAAAAATCCATCACGGTCAAATGGCCCATCTCCGACCCGGACGGCTGCGCACGCTTCATTCGCAGCCTCTCGCAATGATACGCATCGACGCCATCTGGCTCGCGACCGCGCCCATGGACATGCGCGCTGGTACCGAGACTGCGCTGGCCCGCGTGGTGGCGGTGTTCGGTGCGGCAAAGCCGCACAGCGCTTATCTGTTTGCCAACCGCCGCGCCAACCGGATGAAGGTGCTGGTGCATGATGGCGTGGGCATCTGGCTTGCCGCACGCCGGTTGAACCAAGGCAAGTTTCACTGGCCTGGCACTCATCGCGGCCTGGAAGTCGAACTCGACGCTGAACAACTGCACGCGCTGGTGCTCGGTTTGGCATGGCAGCGTGTAGGTGTGAACGGCGTGATTACGGTGGTTTAGTCCTGCCTTTGAGCTGTGTCGGATGAGTTGCGTTGGTAAAATCCACGGCATGACTTCCTTGCCCAATCTCGACCAAATGACACCCGACCAACTGCGCGCATTCGCTGCGCAGTTGCTGTCGAAGGTCGACACTATGGGTCGAAAGATCCATCGTGACGAGACGATCATCGAACAGCTCTCTCACGAAATTGCCATCCTCAAACGCCACAAGTTCGCCAAACGCAGCGAGCAGATCAGCCCAGCTCAAGGCAGTTTGCTGGATGACCTGCTCAACACCGATCTTGGGGCCATCGAGGCAGAACTGGACGCGCTTCGTCCTGCCCCGACGCCAGACGAAACCCGCCCAAAGCCCAAGCGCGCGCCGCTGCCGCCGCAGTTCCCACGTACCGTCATTCGTCACGAGCCAGAGAACACCCAGTGCGCTTGCGGCTGCCAGCTTCAGCGCATCGGCGAAGACGTCAGCGAAAAGCTGGATTACACACCGGGCGTGTTCACCGTTGAGCAGCATGTACGTGGCAAGTGGGCCTGCCGCCAGTGCGAAACGCTGATCCAGGCGCCGGTGCCCGCCCAAGTCATCGACAAGGGCATCCCTACTGCCGGTCTGCTGGCCCATGTGATGGTGGCCAAGTTCTCCGACCATTTACCGCTGTACCGGCAGGAAAAGATCTTTGGCCGTGCAGGCCTGGCGATCCCGCGCTCAACACTGGCTCAGTGGGTGGGCCAAACTGGCGTGCAACTCCAGCCACTGGTGGATGCACTGCGGGAAGTCGTACTCGACCAGCGAGTCTTGCATGCCGATGAAACGCCGGTGCAGATGCTGGCCCCCGGCGAGAAGAAAACGCACCGAGCATATGTCTGGGCTTATTGC
It encodes the following:
- the tnpC gene encoding IS66 family transposase, producing the protein MTSLPNLDQMTPDQLRAFAAQLLSKVDTMGRKIHRDETIIEQLSHEIAILKRHKFAKRSEQISPAQGSLLDDLLNTDLGAIEAELDALRPAPTPDETRPKPKRAPLPPQFPRTVIRHEPENTQCACGCQLQRIGEDVSEKLDYTPGVFTVEQHVRGKWACRQCETLIQAPVPAQVIDKGIPTAGLLAHVMVAKFSDHLPLYRQEKIFGRAGLAIPRSTLAQWVGQTGVQLQPLVDALREVVLDQRVLHADETPVQMLAPGEKKTHRAYVWAYCTTPFSVLKAVVYDFSPSRAGEHARNFLGTWNGKLVCDDFAGYKASFELGITEIGCMAHARRKFFDLHVANKSQLAEQALHSIGGLYEIERQAKEMNDEDRRRLRQEIAVPVAAKLHEWMLAQRELVPEGSAMAKALDYSLKRWVALTRYLGDGAVPIDNNPVENTIRPWALGRSNWLFAGSLRSGKRAAAIMSLIQSARMNGHDPYAYLKDVLTRLPTQKASEIEHLLPHQWMPD
- the tnpA gene encoding IS66-like element accessory protein TnpA, coding for MRQRSSYPKPFKAQVVQECLQPGASVSSVAISHGINANVIRKWLPIYGDKPVAALPAFVPLQPMPKRHADEAVVIALPLGEKSITVKWPISDPDGCARFIRSLSQ
- the tnpB gene encoding IS66 family insertion sequence element accessory protein TnpB (TnpB, as the term is used for proteins encoded by IS66 family insertion elements, is considered an accessory protein, since TnpC, encoded by a neighboring gene, is a DDE family transposase.); translated protein: MIRIDAIWLATAPMDMRAGTETALARVVAVFGAAKPHSAYLFANRRANRMKVLVHDGVGIWLAARRLNQGKFHWPGTHRGLEVELDAEQLHALVLGLAWQRVGVNGVITVV
- a CDS encoding NADH:flavin oxidoreductase/NADH oxidase family protein, coding for MSVFAPLMLPNGSTIKNRIAKAAMEENMADADQAPSEALMRLYQAWADGGAGLIITGNVMVDGRAMTGPGGVVLQDDQQLAKFKRWARIGRSGGAQFWLQINHPGRQMQANLGQKTWAPSAVPLDLGTLSKRFATPHAMPPAVIEEVIQRFANTARLGEAAGFTGVEIHAAHGYLLSQFLSPLTNQRTDEWGGSLANRARLLLEIVKAVRAVVSPGFAVAVKLNSADFQRGGFTADDAKKVVALLDGLGVDLVELSGGSYEAPAMQGEARDGRTLAREAYFVEFARDIQTVATLPVMVTGGVRRRRVAESVVQSGVDMVGIGTALAIDPYLPRDWLQGQDNAPQVPPITWKNKALASLANMAVVKAQLRKLSRARKPDPNVSPLRALILQQLSMALRTRQYRRWAAEYPHHHGLKKTPLMTVLS
- a CDS encoding MerR family transcriptional regulator; protein product: MRIGELAKISGLAPSRIRFYEASGLITSVERKANGYRDYAPNTEWVLQLIVGAQAAGFSLEEIRQLMPMRAGGWQHEELLNGLKQKVEEIDVLQRRLAQNKAQLLLVIDGIEGKPDGMACEDNAQRVINRLREDSVIHLSARPPAAPAKKSARPRA
- the yfcF gene encoding glutathione transferase, whose product is MDRMHLYVDSQFTSPYAMSAFVALKEKGIDFMMTTVDLQALENQADAYTLLSQTQRVPALVHGDFALSESSAITEYLESAYPQAPLYPTDLRLLAKARQVQAWIRSDLLPIRQERSTLGVFYGVQSSPLSSSARACADKLFRAARALLEGNAEYLFGRWSIADVDLALMLNRLIFNGDAVPAGLVEYARRQWQRPSVQAWVTLSRPPL
- a CDS encoding GNAT family N-acetyltransferase, whose protein sequence is MDCPPTLHTDRLLLTPLQLTDAAAIQQLFPQWEVVRYLDRRVPWPYPQEGALVYVRDVALPAMAAGREWHWMIRTRAHPERCIGSISLYDQPGNNRGFWLAPQFQGNGYMREACKVINAYWFDTLARPVMQVPKAVANHASRKVSQHEGMRMIGVRDGHFVSRPMQVEVWEMTRSEWLAAQVDA
- a CDS encoding DUF6429 family protein codes for the protein MKYDDTLIEEAVLALLAAFSTDEGNAWKGFDFGVMNRLHEQGFIQNPVGKQKSIWLTAEGQARGRQLAGRLFRAPT